The DNA window AGGAATTAGAACTTTTGGTTGGCTTCAATACCTTTTACCTGCTACAGAATTTGATGCAAGTAAAGTCAACTATCACCTTGTTTATGGTCAACACTTCTTAGGCTACCGATGTGGTATTCAATTTCTTGATCAAGGTGATGGATTTATAAAAGCTGAACTAAAAAAACGCACAAACACACAAGCAGCTGATGTCAGATACGATATATCTGACGGTAGTAACTTCAATCATGATTTGGCACCATTTATGAATAAAACAACTATTATGGTTGATGCGATTTCATATAATGATTTCGTTACTCATGATTATTTGCGTTTACTTGAAAAACAAATCACGGCATTAACTGCTCGAATTGATAACATGTAATTATTTCTAGTTTTAAAAAAGGAAAGATAACATGCTAATTGAGAGATCTGCGTGGTCTGCCTGAGGCCAAGTTTAATTAAAATCCCAACAATAATCCCTTTGTTACCGTCTTATACTTCCTACCTACGTTAATAATGATATACCCGTTTAAACGACTGGATTAGCTGTTCTTTTAATACGGCTGGTATCTATTTTGATCTTTGATTTAGTCACAAGCTGTTGCCAATCATTAGGACCATCAAACACATCATCAGGTATGCGTAAGGTATACATCGGAGTAAAATCACGGTTACTGAGTGGTTTGAAAAAAACTTTTCTATTCATTGATAATTCAATCAAAACACCAAAGTCATATATCTTAATATTGCTGATGAGTTGTTGTAATTTAGATTGTAGCTTTAATCTAACATCGTAAACTTCATTGTATAAAGCATCTTCTATTATTTGATCTCTCTCTGCTAAGTTTAACTGTGGCGCTGAAATGTTCTCAGCAGCTTCTTCTTTTATTAGTTCTTTCTTCAAGTCTGCTATCTGTTGTTCTAGTTCAACTGACTTGTTGATGATTAGCTTGGATACATTACCAGACATAATAGCTTGAACTAAGTTTTCATTTTGTTTATTAAAATCGTCTATTTGAGCTTTGATAAAAGGTAATTTTGACTGGTTTTTTTTGTTAGTAGAAAAGTCTATTTCAAATAGCACTAAAATCATGCCTATCTCAAATGATTTGAGATGATAGGAATTGTTATGACAGCAGCCATCAGTTTGGGCTGATGTTTTACATCTGAAGGTTCGTTTTCTTAAAAAAGGTGCATTTTTAAGTTTATGAGTTCGCATCGCTCTATCACAATGTCCACAAGTTAATAACCCACTGAACAGATTCGGCACTTCATTGGTTGTTGTTTTAGTTCTATGATTAAGCCTAACTTTTGACTGCTGTTGAACGATAAAGAAATCTTCTTTAGATACAATAGCAGGATAATACCCATCACGCTCAATGGTTGTTTTAGTGCCGACGAATTTACCATACACAGCATGGTTAGATAATATTCGCTGTATTTTATTTTGTGTCCAAATTGAATTACTTCTTTTGTCATAAACAGGAACTGGTATTTTTTCTTTAGTGAACACTTTTGCGATCTTAGTTGCTCCATAACCCTGTAGTGCTAACTGAAAAATACGTTGGACTAACTCAGCTTCGGGCTTGATGGTAAACTTTGTTCGTTCAGAGTTTACTTTTAACCATACAGGAACCGTTTTAGTAAAAATAACACCATGTTCTTCAACAAGTTTCATTTTGCTATCAAAAGCTTTTTTAACCCGTTGTGCTTTTTGTTTAGACTCGTCATAACTTCGTGCCATTTGCGCTAAGACACCAAATAGCTCATATGGATTTTTATTGATACTTTCTGATGTGAATATTTTATCTTCTGAGATGATGTGTAATTCAATACCAGCATTAATCAATATGCTGAACTGGCTAAATTGATCCATTACACCCATGCGACCTAAGCGGTCAAAGTTTTCCACCAGAAGGCAATCAAAACTTATTGAATTAGATTGAACCGCGTGAAGTAAAACACCTAGCTCGCCTTTACTTTTATGGTGTCCTTTGAAAGCAGACAAGCCGTCATCAACTAAGTCATCAACGAGCTGTAAATCTAAACGCTTAATCCAATTAGTAACCATTTCTTTTTGGCGTGTTAATCCATGCCCTTTGAGTTGTTTACCACTTGAAACACGTCTGTATGATACTGCTGTTTTCATAAAAACCCCTGTTTAGTATATATATATTAGTAACTTATTAACATTATGGCTTAATGTTGCAAATAATACAAAAGTCCTGCTTTTCCAGGCAGTATTCTTGCTGACCAACATGCCCTGAATAACAAACAACGCCGCTTATACTTACAGCTATCTGGTCGTCCTGCGTATATCCAATCTGATTATATACGTGTGAATGATAAGGTGGCAGGCGTTGTGGGTATTTTACAGTTTAGTTATGGCGAATTTAGATTAGTCACGGCTGATCGGGTTTCTAAAATACAGTTCACGCATTTAAGTGACCGTGAAACATTACCCCCGCGGACGACGCAGCATTTGCGTATTGCTAGTTTCAATTTACTTAATTATTTTAATAGCATAGCTGGTGGGGCTAATAATCCATTAAGGCATAATAGGGGGGCTGCAACATTATTAGCGTTATACCGACAAGAAACTAAATTGGTTAAAACAATAGTCACACTTGATGCTGACTTTATTGGTTTGATGGAAGTGGAAAACAATGGTTTTGGTGAAAATTCAGCGGTTCAACGGTTATTAAGCTTAGTCAATCGTCAAATAAAGGATCCAGATAAACATTATAAAATGCTACAACCTGACAAGTCAGATTTATATCGAGGACGTTACTTAGGTTCGGGAGCAATTACTGTTGCTGGTTTCTATCGACCATCTAAGCTTAAGCATGTCGTGACCCGCGTAATTGATCTGCCTATACAGCGTAGTATTTTGGGTAATGCTTATCATCGGCCAGCGTTAACGCCTACATTTATGAGAGAAAGAGGCCATAAGAAAGAAAATGAACAACTCACTATTAGTGTTAACCATTTTAAATCTAAAGGCTCTAAATGTGCAGCAGACAAGCAACGCTCAGCAATGCTCAAACGGTTAAAAAACAGTAGTAAGGATAGAGCTGCACTAGAAAAATGGCAAAGAACCAAACTAAAATTAAAACAAGATAGGCAGGGGCATTGTGCTATGTTTCGATCGTTAGCGGCGAGTGTGTTGGCACGGTCACTGGCTCTGCAAGGTGGAGATAAGATTATATTGGGTGACTTGAATAGTTACCCCAAAGAGGATCCGCTGTTAGTGCTAACTGATTATAAACAAGATCGTTATGCTTATTATAAAATAAAGGGTAGTGCACATAGTTATCTTGATCAGCAATTAATTGATCTTAAACTGGATTATGGTTTTGGTTATCATGATCCATTTGTATATGAAAATACAGATAGCTGGACTTACTCGTTTCAGGCATTAGGTCGTTTAGATTACATACTGGTTAGTTCTGACCTTTTATCCGATGTGGTAGTTAAAAAAGTATGGCATATTAATGCAGCTGAAAGCCGATTATTAAATAAGGATAAAGGTTTTTTAAATGATATTGCATTTTCATCAGATCATGACCCTTTGTTTATTGAGTTAGAGTAATATAATTTATTTGAATAATGCAGCATAGACATACCCAATTAATAAAATATCACTGTATAATTGAGTACCCATATGGAGGTGTGTTGTGCGTAGTTAGCTTCTGAAACTATGGATATATCGTTTTCGATTATTACTTTATATTACTTATTATTTGGTGTGCAATGAACAAAAAGTTAACTTACCAAGAATTAGAAGCACAAGTTGTAAAGCTAGAAAGTAAATCTGAAAATCTACAAAAACAACTTGATCTTACTGACCAAATAACAAATGAATTGTTAAGATCGACGAAGCTATTACAGACCTTAGTAGATACTATCCCCTGCCCGTTTTTTTATAAAAATATCGATGGCGTATATCAACAGTGTAATGATGCTTTTTCGCAGGTGATATTAGGGATCGATAAAGATAAAATCATTAATAAATCGTTATTCGATTTGAGCGATTATATACCTAATGAATTAGCTGAAATTTACCATGCTAAAGATTTATTGTTACTAAAAAAACCTGGTACGCAAGTTTACGAAACCTCTGTTAAATGTGCTGATGGTTCTATCCGCATATTTATCTTTTATAAAGCATCTGTGCTTGATAAGTACAAGCAGGTTATTGGGGTTGTTGGCATAATGCTTGATGTTACTGAACTGAAGAAGCAAAAGCGGGAGCTACGAGAAAATAACCGTCGTTTAGAAATGTGTTCACTGACAGACCCATTGACTGGGTTGTATAACCGTCGTAAATTCAACGATGTATTTCCAGAGAACTTACGCGTGGCTAGACGCCATCATCGTTTATTAAATTTCGCTATTATCGATATAGATAATTTTAAAAAATTCAATGATAGCTATGGGCATGTAGCCGGTGATAATGCTTTGGTTATAATTTCTAATTTGCTACAGAATAAGTTATTACGCACTGACGATTATATATTTCGTTTAGGTGGTGAAGAATTTGGGCTGTTATTTTATGCCGATGATGAAATAGCAGCATCGCAATTTGTGAACGATATTCGTTTAGCAGTGCAGGGCTTGGGGATCCCGCATAAGGAGAATAATGGCTATTCATGTGTAACAATATCACTAGGTATGGTGACGATTAAATACACTGATAAAGATATGTTAACCTTGTATGAAATGGCAGATAAATTGTTGTACAAAGTGAAGAACTCAGGAAAAAACCAGATATTAGCCAAGCTCGTTTAAGGTGCGATGAAAGCGAACCTTAAACGAGCTTGGTTTATTACTTACCTTGGTTCTGTATTACCGTTAGGTGTTTTCTTATAGTAATGCGTCAGCCATTTTCTGACTTAATTCAACATGATGTTGCATGGTCGAAAACTGTTTGGTAATACTCTCAGGTCCAAATGCATAGACAGGTACTGGAGAGGCTGTATGTGTGCCTGTTCCCCAAACCACATTTTGCGCAGTCCCTAATACACGACCAATTAAATTAGCATGAAGTTCATCACCGTATACGTAGAATTCTTTAAAGTCATTAACTTTCGGGAACTCCTTCGCACTTAGGTATTTATGGCCTGCCACGTGATATTCATTTTTTTCACGTAGAGCAACGGGCGCGGCTTGCTCGGCTGTTACTTTGAATACGCTGTAGCTGTTGATCGCATCAGCCCATTGTTGTCCTGTGGTATTTTTGAAATCCCAATCAGCACTGACTTTATCCATCATCGCATAGAAAGTACCGCTTTGAGCATACAGCTTATCAAGTTGTGAAAGTTCACCAAAGTTGAAGTTGGGTTTGTATTCTTTACCTTGCATCCCATTACCGGTTAAGTGCTGTGCTTCTGGTAAGTCATTACGTGAATAGCTGAATCCAAAGCTACCTGTTTCATGATCTGCAGTGACAATAACGAGCGAATCGTTGCGATCTTTTACCCAGTCATAAACCGCGGCTACTGCTTCATCAAATTTTATTAATTCATGTAGCATCCAACCTGCATCATTAACATGACCAGCCCAGTCTATTTGTCCACCTTCAATCATAAGGAAGAAACCATCTTCATCTTTAGATAATATATCTAAGGCTTTAATGGTCATGTCACGTAATGATGGCTGCGTACAGCTGTTGTCTTGTTTACATGCGGTATAAGCAATACCGTCTGCCATACCTGAGTTGGCAAATAACCCGAGCAGTTTAGTGCCTTCAGCTGCAGTGAGTTGGTCTTTATTGAACGAAAGATTGTAGCCGTATTGTTCTTTGGCTTCTAATAATAAATTACGTTGGTCTTTACGTTTTGATTTTTTGTAAAGGCTGTTAGGTATACCTAAAGCGGCCATTTGATCACGGCTAGCTTGGTTAGTTTTAATGTCAGCGGGTAGGAATACTCGTGTACCGCCTGATAACATTACATCGACACTGCCTGATTCGATTAGCTGTTCTGCGATCTTAGCTTCATACGAACGGTGTGGCTGATGGGCTGCGAATGCAGCGGGTGTTGCATGGGTAATACGGGTGTCTGATACTAGACCTGTTGCTTTACCCTGTGCTTTGGCTTTTTCTAAGATTGTCTCAACCACATTTCCTTGCCTATCTAGACCGATCATTTCAGATCCGGCTGCAAGGCCTGTCGCGAGTTGAGTTGCTGAACACGCTGAATCAACAACAAGGCTACCATTATTCCCATAAGGGGCGTTTAACGATAAACCCATTTGGCCCGCATCTGCGAATGTTGATAATGCGGTTTTATTGCCTTTATCGTTATAAATAGAAAGTGGGGCACGCTGTGCGTATTCTTCTAATAGACCCACCTGTTGAGGTCCCATACCATCACCAATCATCAAGATTAAATTTTTAACTTTGGTTGGCTCTGGAGTACTTACGGTAGAAGTTGGAGAGTTGTTGCAAGCACTAAGAAACACGCTCGAAATCGCAAGTATTAATACACTATTTTTAATCATCATAAATCCCTGTAAATGGTTAATCTAGTTGTTTTTATTGCAGCTAGGGTATAAGACATATGTGACATTTATATGAATTTATTAATTATATATAAAATAGTTTTGTTGTGTTTAGTAACTAAGTTAAGTTTTTCGAGTTGGTTTATCTGTGACAATTAAATTATAAAATACAACAAGATGTTTAAATATGAGTATACCTTGTTGTATTTTATGCCTTAATTAATCTTTTAATACCGTGATAAGCTCGCGCTTAAGTATTTTACCTACGGCACTTTTTGGTAGTGTATCGCGAAACTCAATCTTACGTGGTATTTTATAAGCGGTTAAATAACGGCGGCAGAATGTTTGTATGTCTTTGCTCGTCAGTGTTTTATTGGTACTGCATATAAATACTTTAATCTGCTCGCCAGTGATTTGGTGAGGGATGCCAACTGCAGCCGCTTCTTCAATATCAGGATGTAATCGAAGTACTTCTTCAATTTCAGCAGGGTAAACATTGAAGCCAGAAACCAAAATCATGTCTTTTTTACGATCTACAATAAAAAAAGCACCGTCTTTATCCATACGTGCTATATCGCCAGTCGAAAACCAACCGTCACTATCAATTGATTGAGATGTTGCTTCTTCCTGCTTCCAATATCCAGCCAAACTTGCAGTTCGCCAACTTCATCGACTCCCAGTGGCTGCTTATCATCATTCACGACACGCATTTCTGTTGATGGTAATGGGACGCCAATACCCGCTGTATATTCTTGTTGAGTATGTATACCACTGCACACAACAGGCGAACATTCTGTTAGGCCGTAACCTTCGATGATTGGCATCCCTGTTACTTTTTGCCATTCTTTTGCAACATCTTCTTGGGTTGACATGCCTCCCGCGATGGTAAAACGACAGCTGCTGAAATCTAATGCGCGGAACTTTTCGTTCTTTAACATTGCGTTGAACAGAGTATTCAAACCGAAAAAGGTAGTAAAAGGATAATCTTTTAGTTCTTTGACAAAACTGTCCATATCTCGAGGATTCGTAATTAATAAATTACGCCCCCCAATCATCATTATAAACATCAGACTTACTGAATTAGCAAAGATATGGTAAAGCGGTAGGGGAGTAACTACATGATCATTAGACAAAAGTGTACGCGGAGAGAATTGACCAAAAACTTGCAATACATTAGCGACAATATTGCGATGCGTTAACATGGCACCTTTTGCTACGCCTGTTGTACCACCTGTATATTGCAGATATGCAATATCTTCAGGTTTACATGCGGGGCGGCGATAAGAACGTTTACGTCCGGTGGCTATTACTTTACGCATTGAAATAGCATTGGAAATATGAAAATTGGGGATCATTTTTTTAACGTACTTAATAGCGAAGTTAACCAAGGTACGTTTTGGTTGTGGTAATTGATCGCCTACACTGGTCATTATCACATGCTTGATACTGGTTTGCGGTAATACCTTTTCGAGATTAGCGCCAAAATTGGTAATAGCAACAATCATTTTTGTGCCTGAATCCGCTAATTGATGCTGTAATTCTCGTTGTGTATAAAGGGGGTTAACGTTAACCGCAATTAGTCCGGCTCGAAGAATACCAAAAAGCGCAATTGGGTACTGCAGTAGGTTTGGCATCATTATTGCGCAACGGTCACCAGGCTGCATTTTTAGATCATGTTGTAGATAAGCAGCAAAAGCGCGACTTTGTTCTTCAAGTTGACGAAAGGTAAGTGTTGCGCCCATGTTCAAAAAGGCGATTGAATCCGCGTGTTTTTTACAGCTTTGTTCTACGATATCTAAAATACTGTCATATTGTGATGCATCGATGAATTCTGGTACATCACTAGGGTAGCGATTTAGCCAAGCTTTTTCC is part of the Moritella viscosa genome and encodes:
- a CDS encoding putative phage resolvase/recombinase/integrase; this encodes MKTAVSYRRVSSGKQLKGHGLTRQKEMVTNWIKRLDLQLVDDLVDDGLSAFKGHHKSKGELGVLLHAVQSNSISFDCLLVENFDRLGRMGVMDQFSQFSILINAGIELHIISEDKIFTSESINKNPYELFGVLAQMARSYDESKQKAQRVKKAFDSKMKLVEEHGVIFTKTVPVWLKVNSERTKFTIKPEAELVQRIFQLALQGYGATKIAKVFTKEKIPVPVYDKRSNSIWTQNKIQRILSNHAVYGKFVGTKTTIERDGYYPAIVSKEDFFIVQQQSKVRLNHRTKTTTNEVPNLFSGLLTCGHCDRAMRTHKLKNAPFLRKRTFRCKTSAQTDGCCHNNSYHLKSFEIGMILVLFEIDFSTNKKNQSKLPFIKAQIDDFNKQNENLVQAIMSGNVSKLIINKSVELEQQIADLKKELIKEEAAENISAPQLNLAERDQIIEDALYNEVYDVRLKLQSKLQQLISNIKIYDFGVLIELSMNRKVFFKPLSNRDFTPMYTLRIPDDVFDGPNDWQQLVTKSKIKIDTSRIKRTANPVV
- a CDS encoding putative regulator, GGDEF family protein — its product is MNKKLTYQELEAQVVKLESKSENLQKQLDLTDQITNELLRSTKLLQTLVDTIPCPFFYKNIDGVYQQCNDAFSQVILGIDKDKIINKSLFDLSDYIPNELAEIYHAKDLLLLKKPGTQVYETSVKCADGSIRIFIFYKASVLDKYKQVIGVVGIMLDVTELKKQKRELRENNRRLEMCSLTDPLTGLYNRRKFNDVFPENLRVARRHHRLLNFAIIDIDNFKKFNDSYGHVAGDNALVIISNLLQNKLLRTDDYIFRLGGEEFGLLFYADDEIAASQFVNDIRLAVQGLGIPHKENNGYSCVTISLGMVTIKYTDKDMLTLYEMADKLLYKVKNSGKNQILAKLV
- a CDS encoding alkaline phosphatase — its product is MIKNSVLILAISSVFLSACNNSPTSTVSTPEPTKVKNLILMIGDGMGPQQVGLLEEYAQRAPLSIYNDKGNKTALSTFADAGQMGLSLNAPYGNNGSLVVDSACSATQLATGLAAGSEMIGLDRQGNVVETILEKAKAQGKATGLVSDTRITHATPAAFAAHQPHRSYEAKIAEQLIESGSVDVMLSGGTRVFLPADIKTNQASRDQMAALGIPNSLYKKSKRKDQRNLLLEAKEQYGYNLSFNKDQLTAAEGTKLLGLFANSGMADGIAYTACKQDNSCTQPSLRDMTIKALDILSKDEDGFFLMIEGGQIDWAGHVNDAGWMLHELIKFDEAVAAVYDWVKDRNDSLVIVTADHETGSFGFSYSRNDLPEAQHLTGNGMQGKEYKPNFNFGELSQLDKLYAQSGTFYAMMDKVSADWDFKNTTGQQWADAINSYSVFKVTAEQAAPVALREKNEYHVAGHKYLSAKEFPKVNDFKEFYVYGDELHANLIGRVLGTAQNVVWGTGTHTASPVPVYAFGPESITKQFSTMQHHVELSQKMADALL